The DNA sequence ACGACCTCGGCTACAAGGGCATCGCGGTCTGCGGACAGGGCGCGCAGGTCTACGACGCGGGCGCGCACCGGCTGCTGACCTCGGTGACGCTCGACCGGAAGCTGGCCGCGCTGGCGCTGGAGAAGATCGAGGCCGAGGTGGGTCCGCTGGCGATCGCCGCCAGCCGGGACGGAGTCGAGGGCGAGGTGCTCTTCGGCCCCGGCTACCAGGTCCAGGAGGGCCTTCCCGCGCTCTACCTGGAGGACACCTCCGAGGTCTGGTCCGCTCCCCTGAACAAGCTGTACATCCAGCACCCCGAGCTGGACGAGGACGCCCTCGTCCAGGTGGCCCGCGAGACCGTGGGCAGTCTGGTCGGCATCGTCATGGCCGGTCCGGGTGTCGTGGAGATCCTGCCGCTGGGGCTGAGCAAGGCCACCGGCCTCTCGCTGGCCGCGCGCCGGCTGGGTGTGAAGGCGGCCGACACGATCGCCTTCGGCGACATGCCCAACGACATCCCGATGTTCGGCTGGGCCGCGCACGGAGTGGCCATGGCCAACGCGCACCCGGAGCTCAAGGCGGTGGCGGACGAGGTCACCACCTCCAACGAGGAGGACGGCATCGCCGTGGTCCTGGAGCGTCTGCTGGGCGCCGCGTAACCGACCGGAAGACGAAGGGAAGGTCCGGAACGGCCCGCGCCGCGAGGCGCGCTCGAAGTGGCTGTTCCGGACCTTCTTGTTGCTCCCCGCACGGCTCACTCTGCCCCCGTCGCACGCCTCGTACCAGTGAATTTCCGTGTGTCAGCCGTGGATCCGGCTCGGGTTCGGGTGCCGGGTCAGCGGCC is a window from the Streptomyces sp. NBC_01244 genome containing:
- a CDS encoding HAD family hydrolase, with translation MSTAPFPYKLVATDLDGTLLRGDDTVSERTREALLAATAAGAAHIIVTGRAVPWTRHVLDDLGYKGIAVCGQGAQVYDAGAHRLLTSVTLDRKLAALALEKIEAEVGPLAIAASRDGVEGEVLFGPGYQVQEGLPALYLEDTSEVWSAPLNKLYIQHPELDEDALVQVARETVGSLVGIVMAGPGVVEILPLGLSKATGLSLAARRLGVKAADTIAFGDMPNDIPMFGWAAHGVAMANAHPELKAVADEVTTSNEEDGIAVVLERLLGAA